A stretch of Mycobacterium sp. ITM-2016-00316 DNA encodes these proteins:
- a CDS encoding PPOX class F420-dependent oxidoreductase, with product MTSSPLADEAKLMLEKPNPAVISTTRRDGQPVSAATWYLYRDDHLLVNMDVGRKRLEHLRRDPRVSLTVIDQNDWYTHVTAIGHVTRIYEDDGLADIDALSEHYQGKPYPDRDRPRVSALIEIDRVHGWGAHKNNDQPDGSG from the coding sequence ATGACATCCTCACCTCTGGCCGACGAAGCCAAGCTCATGCTGGAAAAGCCCAACCCCGCCGTCATCAGCACGACCCGGCGCGATGGTCAACCGGTGTCTGCCGCGACGTGGTATCTCTACCGAGACGATCACTTGCTCGTCAATATGGATGTCGGTCGAAAACGTCTGGAACACCTGCGCAGAGACCCACGTGTATCACTGACGGTCATCGACCAGAACGATTGGTACACCCACGTCACCGCCATCGGACACGTCACCCGCATCTACGAGGACGACGGACTCGCCGACATCGACGCACTCTCCGAGCACTACCAAGGCAAGCCCTACCCCGACCGGGACCGCCCCCGCGTCAGCGCACTCATCGAAATCGACCGAGTCCACGGATGGGGCGCACACAAGAACAACGATCAGCCCGACGGAAGCGGCTAG
- the putP gene encoding sodium/proline symporter PutP: MSDSAFQILAIGLYFALMLAIGFYAFRQTSDLDDYMLGGRRLTPTVAALSAGASDMSGWLLLGVPGAIYASGLLESWIVIGLVIGAWLNWKFVAPRLRAYTEIANNSITVPSFFENRLRDKSHVLRIAAGTIILVFFTFYVSSGMVAGGVFFETSFGSSYLAGMLLVAAITMCYTLFGGFLGASLTDVAQAVLMFAALVTIPVVTIIATGGPGEMVNLVQAADAAHNAANPGDEIHRTSLFFGGSFLAIVSAAAWGLGYFGQPHIIVRFMAMRSSADAKAGRRIGISWMILTSAGAITTGFAGLAYFFREGVTLDNPETVFLQLAQVMFHPLIAGIVLAAVLAAIMSTISSQLIVCSSALVEDIYRAFGKEASSARLVTYGRLGVLTVAVVAVLLALNPDGTILDLVGFAWAGFGAAFGPLIILSLFWRKLTSAGAIAGMIAGAVVVGIWGQTESLSSAMYEIVPGFLACLVVAVAVSLMTAREDDEIQREFSDMAEMAHEPAAPA, from the coding sequence GATGCTGGCGATCGGTTTCTACGCCTTCCGGCAGACCAGCGACCTCGACGACTACATGCTCGGCGGCCGCAGGCTCACCCCGACCGTCGCCGCGTTGTCGGCCGGCGCGTCAGACATGTCCGGATGGCTGCTGCTCGGAGTGCCGGGCGCCATCTACGCCTCCGGCCTCCTCGAGTCGTGGATCGTGATCGGCCTGGTGATCGGAGCCTGGCTCAACTGGAAGTTCGTCGCACCGCGACTGCGGGCATACACGGAGATCGCCAACAACTCGATCACCGTGCCGAGCTTCTTCGAGAACCGGCTGCGCGACAAGTCACATGTCCTGCGGATCGCGGCCGGCACGATCATCCTGGTCTTCTTCACGTTCTACGTGTCGTCCGGCATGGTCGCCGGCGGCGTGTTCTTCGAGACGTCGTTCGGTTCGTCGTATCTGGCAGGGATGCTTCTGGTCGCCGCAATCACCATGTGCTACACGCTGTTCGGTGGTTTTCTGGGTGCGTCGCTCACCGACGTTGCGCAGGCGGTGTTGATGTTCGCGGCGCTCGTCACGATCCCCGTCGTCACGATCATCGCGACCGGCGGACCGGGCGAGATGGTCAATCTGGTCCAGGCCGCCGACGCCGCGCACAACGCCGCCAACCCCGGCGACGAAATCCACCGCACGTCATTGTTCTTCGGCGGTAGTTTCCTCGCCATCGTGTCGGCTGCGGCCTGGGGACTCGGCTATTTCGGCCAACCGCACATCATCGTCCGGTTCATGGCGATGCGCTCCTCGGCCGATGCGAAGGCCGGTCGTCGGATCGGCATCAGCTGGATGATCCTCACCTCGGCAGGTGCGATCACCACCGGCTTCGCGGGCCTGGCGTACTTCTTCCGCGAGGGAGTGACGCTGGACAACCCCGAGACCGTGTTCCTCCAGCTGGCGCAGGTGATGTTCCATCCCCTGATCGCCGGGATTGTGCTCGCCGCAGTGCTGGCGGCCATCATGTCGACGATCTCGTCGCAACTCATCGTGTGCTCGTCGGCTCTGGTCGAGGACATCTACCGGGCGTTCGGAAAAGAGGCCAGTTCGGCGAGGTTGGTCACCTACGGTCGGCTCGGGGTGCTGACGGTCGCTGTGGTGGCGGTTCTGTTGGCGCTCAACCCGGATGGGACGATCCTCGACCTTGTCGGCTTCGCGTGGGCCGGCTTCGGGGCCGCGTTCGGCCCCCTGATCATCCTGTCGCTGTTCTGGCGCAAGCTCACCTCGGCCGGTGCGATCGCCGGCATGATCGCCGGTGCGGTGGTGGTCGGTATCTGGGGCCAGACCGAGTCGCTGTCGAGCGCGATGTACGAAATCGTGCCCGGCTTCCTCGCCTGCCTGGTGGTGGCCGTTGCCGTATCGCTCATGACTGCCCGCGAGGACGACGAGATCCAGCGCGAGTTCTCCGATATGGCCGAGATGGCTCACGAGCCCGCGGCGCCTGCCTGA